One window of Burkholderia cepacia GG4 genomic DNA carries:
- a CDS encoding sensor domain-containing diguanylate cyclase, translating into MKSYPPLATLRRHTASIVARILSPRGVLVAGIVLLAFSWGLSASLIIEARHDAYDHAVENARNLMLLIERDISRNIELYDLSLQNVVDGLADPELMTLPPHQRHRLLFDRAATGAYLGAIFVMDAHGNIVIDSSASPPRQGNFADREYFTAHRDRLAQGLYISRPYASRLRGGALTIALSRRITLPDGSFGGIVVGTLSIDYFRALLDGLAVGLHGSAAIVEDNGALVSRLPYDARVVGLDIHDAPLFAEALRSSEGALTGVGAIDGVRRIYVYKHLAHLPLVVDVAPAEIDIYASWRHRAIWTAVLMGLFTAFIAWGSLALSRELRRRQIAEAKLYRLARTDSLTGLDNRGTFDAVLAKEAQRASRSGRPLSVLFVDVDHFKAFNDYYGHLAGDDVLRRVAQSASHCLRRDSDHVARYGGEEFVVTLPDTDAQGAATVAEGIRRAIAGLDIKHGRSPYGHVTASIGTATAAGARVNAATLLRLADEALYRAKSGGRNRVSDAETSAADA; encoded by the coding sequence ATGAAGTCATACCCGCCGCTCGCTACGCTGCGCCGCCATACCGCGTCGATCGTGGCACGCATTCTGTCGCCCCGCGGCGTACTCGTCGCGGGCATCGTGCTGCTGGCATTCAGCTGGGGGCTTTCCGCGTCGCTGATAATCGAGGCGCGGCACGACGCGTATGACCATGCGGTCGAAAATGCGCGCAACCTGATGCTGCTGATCGAGCGCGATATCTCGCGCAATATCGAGCTTTACGATTTGTCGCTGCAAAACGTCGTCGACGGTCTCGCCGATCCGGAACTGATGACACTGCCGCCGCACCAGCGTCACCGGCTGCTGTTCGACCGCGCGGCGACCGGCGCCTATCTCGGCGCCATTTTCGTGATGGATGCGCACGGCAATATCGTGATTGATTCGAGCGCGTCGCCGCCGCGGCAGGGCAATTTCGCCGATCGCGAGTATTTCACCGCGCATCGCGACCGGCTCGCGCAGGGCCTCTACATCAGCCGGCCCTATGCGTCCCGGCTGCGCGGCGGCGCACTGACGATCGCGCTCAGCCGCCGGATCACGCTGCCCGACGGCTCGTTCGGCGGGATCGTCGTCGGCACGCTCAGCATCGACTACTTCCGCGCGCTGCTCGACGGTCTCGCGGTCGGCCTACACGGCAGCGCGGCGATCGTCGAGGACAACGGCGCGCTCGTGTCCCGCCTGCCGTACGATGCGCGCGTGGTCGGCCTCGACATTCACGACGCCCCGCTCTTCGCCGAGGCGCTGCGCAGCAGCGAAGGCGCGCTGACGGGCGTCGGCGCGATCGACGGCGTGCGGCGCATCTATGTTTACAAGCATCTCGCGCATCTGCCGCTGGTCGTCGACGTCGCGCCCGCCGAGATCGACATCTACGCGTCGTGGCGCCATCGCGCGATCTGGACCGCCGTGCTGATGGGGCTGTTCACCGCGTTCATCGCGTGGGGCTCGCTCGCGCTGTCGCGCGAACTGAGGCGCAGGCAGATCGCCGAAGCGAAGCTGTACCGGCTCGCGCGCACCGATTCGCTGACCGGCCTCGACAACCGCGGCACGTTCGACGCGGTGCTCGCGAAGGAAGCGCAGCGCGCGTCCCGCAGCGGCCGCCCGCTGTCCGTGCTGTTCGTCGACGTCGATCATTTCAAGGCATTCAACGACTACTACGGCCACCTCGCCGGCGACGACGTGCTGCGCCGCGTCGCGCAATCCGCATCGCACTGCCTGCGCCGCGACAGCGACCACGTCGCGCGCTACGGCGGCGAGGAATTCGTCGTCACGCTGCCCGACACCGACGCGCAAGGCGCGGCGACCGTCGCCGAAGGGATCCGGCGCGCGATCGCCGGGCTTGACATCAAGCATGGCCGCAGCCCGTACGGGCACGTGACGGCCAGCATCGGCACGGCGACCGCCGCCGGCGCGCGCGTCAACGCCGCGACGCTGCTGCGGCTGGCCGACGAGGCGCTGTACCGCGCGAAGTCCGGCGGCCGCAATCGCGTGTCGGACGCCGAGACGAGCGCGGCCGACGCGTGA
- a CDS encoding amino acid permease, giving the protein MSAIPNSDQPGSSANPPKLHRALKARHLTMIAIGGSIGTGLFVASGASISQAGPGGAMVAYMLIGLMVYFLMTSLGEMAAFMPVSGSFATYGAKYVDEGFGFALGWNYWYNWAVTIAVELVAAQLVMHYWFPDVPGVWWSAAFLAVMFLLNALTVRGFGEAEYWFALIKVVTVVAFIGVGLLMIFGILKGAPGNGWGNLTIGDAPFAGGLPAMMGVAMIAGFSFQGTELIGVAAGESENPRTTIPRAVRQVFWRILLFYVLAIFVIGVLIPYTDPSLLKSDVTDIGVSPFTLVFRHAGLAFAAGVMNAVILTAVLSAGNSGMYASTRMLYNLATEGRAPKIFAKLSSGGVPRNALYATTAVGALCFFTSLYGDKTVYLWLLNTSGMTGFIAWLGIAVSHYRFRKGYVKQGYTLDQLPYQSKWFPFGPLFAFVLCLVIALGQDYQAFLANRIDWAGVAATYVGIPLFLVVWLGYRLMNKSRFVRYEDMEIAPWVAASRGAQMQRVENRETVG; this is encoded by the coding sequence ATGTCCGCAATCCCCAATTCCGACCAACCCGGTTCGTCCGCGAACCCACCCAAGCTTCATCGCGCGCTGAAGGCGCGCCACCTGACGATGATCGCCATCGGCGGCTCGATCGGCACGGGCCTGTTCGTCGCGTCCGGCGCGTCGATCTCGCAGGCCGGCCCCGGCGGCGCGATGGTCGCGTACATGCTGATCGGCCTGATGGTCTACTTCCTGATGACGAGCCTCGGCGAAATGGCCGCGTTCATGCCGGTGTCGGGCTCGTTCGCGACCTACGGCGCGAAATACGTCGACGAAGGCTTCGGCTTCGCGCTCGGCTGGAACTACTGGTACAACTGGGCCGTGACGATCGCGGTGGAACTCGTCGCCGCGCAGCTCGTGATGCACTACTGGTTCCCGGACGTGCCGGGCGTGTGGTGGAGCGCCGCGTTCCTCGCCGTGATGTTCCTGCTCAACGCGCTGACCGTACGCGGCTTCGGTGAAGCCGAATACTGGTTCGCGCTGATCAAGGTCGTCACCGTGGTCGCATTCATCGGCGTCGGCCTGCTGATGATCTTCGGCATTCTGAAGGGCGCGCCGGGCAACGGCTGGGGCAACCTGACGATCGGCGACGCGCCGTTCGCAGGCGGCCTGCCGGCGATGATGGGCGTCGCGATGATCGCGGGCTTCTCGTTCCAGGGCACCGAGCTGATCGGTGTCGCGGCCGGCGAATCGGAGAATCCGCGCACGACGATCCCGCGCGCGGTGCGTCAGGTGTTCTGGCGGATCCTGCTGTTCTACGTGCTGGCGATCTTCGTGATCGGCGTGCTGATTCCGTACACCGACCCGAGCCTGCTGAAGAGTGACGTGACCGATATCGGCGTCAGCCCGTTTACGCTCGTATTCCGCCACGCGGGCCTCGCGTTCGCGGCCGGCGTGATGAACGCGGTAATCCTGACGGCCGTGCTGTCGGCCGGCAACTCCGGCATGTACGCGTCGACGCGGATGCTCTACAACCTCGCGACGGAAGGCCGCGCGCCGAAGATCTTCGCGAAGCTGTCGTCGGGCGGCGTGCCGCGCAATGCGCTGTATGCGACCACCGCCGTCGGCGCGCTGTGCTTCTTCACGTCGCTGTACGGGGACAAGACGGTGTACCTGTGGCTGCTGAACACGTCGGGGATGACGGGTTTTATCGCGTGGCTCGGCATCGCGGTCAGCCACTACCGGTTCCGCAAGGGCTACGTGAAGCAGGGCTACACGCTCGATCAACTGCCGTACCAGTCGAAGTGGTTCCCGTTCGGCCCGCTGTTCGCGTTCGTGCTGTGCCTCGTGATCGCGCTGGGGCAGGACTATCAGGCGTTCCTCGCGAACCGGATCGACTGGGCTGGCGTCGCTGCGACCTACGTCGGCATTCCGCTGTTCCTCGTCGTGTGGCTCGGCTATCGGCTCATGAACAAGAGCCGCTTCGTGCGCTACGAAGACATGGAAATCGCGCCGTGGGTGGCCGCGAGCCGCGGCGCGCAGATGCAGCGCGTGGAGAACCGCGAAACCGTGGGCTGA
- a CDS encoding FUSC family protein, with the protein MTAQLPARLPPLLRHALRPLLDPYRRYRHAKLIHAARVALAILVSIALSTGLRVPHGEWSTITVLIVVGGLQHHGNIRKKAAERALGTSIGALAGLGLIVLYSVLHAPLAIYLLMAIACGFCAYHAIGKAGYIALLSAITMVIVAGHGDNELVDGLWRAVNVLTGIAIALAFSFALPLYATYSWRYKLADALRACAAVHARLAGDRHVSDDAHLKEMAALSALLVQLRSLMPSVSKECDIPVTQLEAIQRGLRLCIGYLEILSSTVPARDDLAAREYMRTAMKAVNRRIRDTLVGASRALKFGTPSRLAPRRRPVDPPHDAPPPELSGHVSITAKLAGEVEQLREKLLETASAWNI; encoded by the coding sequence ATGACCGCCCAGCTCCCCGCCCGCCTGCCACCGCTCCTGCGCCACGCGCTCCGTCCGTTGCTGGACCCTTACCGCCGCTACCGGCACGCGAAGCTGATCCATGCGGCGCGCGTCGCGCTCGCGATTCTCGTGTCGATCGCCTTGTCCACCGGCCTGCGCGTACCGCACGGCGAATGGTCGACGATCACCGTGCTGATCGTTGTCGGCGGGCTGCAGCACCACGGCAACATCCGCAAGAAGGCGGCCGAGCGCGCGCTCGGCACGTCGATCGGCGCGCTCGCGGGGCTCGGGCTGATCGTGCTCTATTCCGTCCTGCACGCGCCGCTCGCGATCTACCTGCTGATGGCGATCGCGTGCGGCTTCTGCGCATATCACGCGATCGGCAAGGCCGGCTATATCGCGCTGCTGTCGGCGATCACGATGGTGATCGTCGCCGGGCACGGCGACAACGAGCTCGTCGACGGCCTGTGGCGCGCGGTGAACGTGCTGACCGGCATCGCGATCGCGCTGGCGTTCTCGTTCGCGCTGCCGCTCTATGCGACCTACTCGTGGCGCTACAAGCTCGCCGACGCGCTGCGCGCGTGCGCGGCCGTGCATGCGCGGCTCGCGGGCGACCGCCACGTGAGCGACGACGCGCACCTGAAGGAAATGGCCGCGCTGAGCGCGCTGCTGGTGCAGCTGCGTTCGCTGATGCCGTCGGTATCGAAGGAATGCGATATCCCGGTCACGCAGCTCGAGGCGATCCAGCGCGGCCTGCGCCTGTGCATCGGTTACCTGGAGATCCTGTCGAGCACGGTGCCGGCCCGCGACGACCTGGCCGCCCGCGAATACATGCGCACCGCGATGAAGGCCGTGAACCGGCGCATCCGCGACACGCTCGTCGGCGCAAGCCGCGCGCTCAAGTTCGGCACGCCGAGCCGGCTCGCGCCGCGCCGCCGGCCGGTCGATCCGCCGCACGACGCACCGCCGCCGGAGCTGTCCGGCCATGTATCGATCACGGCCAAGCTGGCCGGCGAAGTGGAACAACTGCGCGAGAAGCTGCTCGAAACCGCATCGGCGTGGAATATCTGA
- the argG gene encoding argininosuccinate synthase: protein MSTILESLPTGQKVGIAFSGGLDTSAALHWMKLKGAVPYAYTANLGQPDEDDYDAIPKRAIEYGAAGARLIDCRAQLVAEGIAALQSGAFHITTAGVTYFNTTPIGRAVTGTMLVAAMKEDGVNIWGDGSTYKGNDIERFYRYGLLVNPDLKIYKPWLDQTFIDELGGRAEMSEFMNQAGFAYKMSAEKAYSTDSNLLGATHEAKDLESLESGIKIVNPIMGVAFWRDDVKIAAEEVTVRFEAGQPVALNGVEFTDPVELLLEANRIGGRHGLGMSDQIENRIIEAKSRGIYEAPGLALLYIAYERLVTGIHNEDTIEQYRENGRRLGRLLYQGRWFDPQAIMLRETAQRWVARAITGEVKIELRRGNDYSILSTKSPNLTYQPERLSMEKVASTFSPRDRIGQLTMRNLDITDTRDKLRVYSQVGLLTPGESSALPQIKGDGDK, encoded by the coding sequence ATGAGCACGATTCTCGAAAGCCTCCCGACCGGCCAGAAGGTCGGTATCGCCTTCTCCGGCGGCCTGGACACCAGCGCCGCGCTGCACTGGATGAAACTGAAGGGCGCCGTCCCGTACGCATACACGGCGAACCTCGGCCAGCCCGACGAAGACGATTACGACGCGATCCCGAAACGCGCGATCGAATACGGCGCAGCCGGCGCCCGCCTGATCGACTGCCGCGCGCAGCTCGTCGCCGAAGGCATCGCGGCGCTGCAAAGCGGTGCGTTCCACATCACGACCGCCGGCGTCACGTACTTCAACACGACGCCGATCGGCCGCGCCGTGACGGGCACGATGCTCGTCGCCGCGATGAAGGAAGACGGCGTCAACATCTGGGGCGACGGCAGCACGTACAAGGGCAACGACATCGAGCGTTTCTACCGCTACGGCCTGCTCGTGAACCCGGATCTGAAGATCTACAAGCCGTGGCTCGACCAGACGTTCATCGACGAACTCGGCGGCCGCGCCGAAATGTCCGAATTCATGAACCAGGCCGGCTTCGCCTACAAGATGTCGGCCGAGAAGGCGTATTCGACCGACTCGAACCTGCTCGGCGCGACGCACGAGGCGAAGGATCTGGAAAGCCTCGAAAGCGGCATCAAGATCGTGAACCCGATCATGGGCGTCGCGTTCTGGCGCGACGACGTGAAGATCGCCGCCGAAGAGGTGACGGTGCGCTTCGAAGCCGGCCAGCCGGTCGCGCTGAACGGCGTCGAGTTCACGGACCCGGTCGAGCTGCTGCTGGAAGCGAACCGCATCGGCGGCCGCCACGGCCTCGGCATGAGCGACCAGATCGAGAACCGCATCATCGAGGCGAAGAGCCGCGGCATCTATGAAGCCCCGGGCCTCGCGCTGCTGTACATCGCGTACGAGCGTCTCGTCACCGGCATCCACAACGAAGACACGATCGAGCAGTACCGCGAGAACGGTCGCCGCCTCGGCCGCCTGCTGTACCAGGGCCGCTGGTTCGACCCGCAGGCGATCATGCTGCGCGAAACGGCGCAACGCTGGGTCGCGCGCGCGATCACCGGCGAAGTGAAGATCGAACTGCGCCGCGGCAACGACTACTCGATCCTGAGCACGAAGTCGCCGAACCTCACGTACCAGCCGGAACGCCTGTCGATGGAGAAGGTAGCGTCGACGTTCTCGCCGCGCGACCGGATCGGCCAGCTGACGATGCGCAACCTCGACATCACCGATACGCGCGACAAGCTGCGCGTGTATTCGCAAGTCGGTCTGCTGACGCCGGGCGAATCGTCGGCGCTGCCGCAAATCAAGGGCGACGGCGACAAGTAA
- a CDS encoding LysR family transcriptional regulator, protein MELRHLRYFVAVAEERNFTRAAERLHIAQPPLSRQIQQLEEALGVPLFERNARPLKLTDAGRFFYSHAVQLLAQTAELESMTKRVGKIERSMSVGFVGSTLYGMLPKIIRRFRSEYPAVELSLHEMSTMDQIKALKEGHIDVGFGRIRHEDPSVRRVVLREERMIVALPVGHVLDGAKPVLSLHDLVNDTLIIFPKAPRPSYADQVLAAFHDRALQPRRIYETRELQIALGLVAMGEGVSVVPHSVYGLKRDDISYKPLDDPNLVSPIIMSMRMLDESEDIRAMQALIYRLYDESQMEYLPPQPE, encoded by the coding sequence ATGGAGTTGAGACACCTCCGCTACTTCGTCGCGGTTGCCGAGGAGCGGAATTTCACGCGCGCCGCCGAGCGCCTGCACATCGCGCAGCCGCCGCTGAGCCGCCAGATCCAGCAGCTCGAGGAGGCGCTCGGCGTGCCGCTGTTCGAGCGCAACGCGCGGCCGCTGAAGTTGACCGACGCGGGGCGGTTCTTCTATTCGCACGCGGTGCAGCTGCTCGCGCAGACGGCCGAACTCGAATCGATGACGAAGCGCGTCGGCAAGATCGAACGCAGCATGTCGGTCGGCTTCGTCGGCTCGACGCTGTACGGGATGCTGCCGAAGATCATCCGGCGCTTTCGCAGCGAGTATCCGGCCGTCGAGCTGAGCCTGCACGAGATGTCGACGATGGACCAGATCAAGGCGCTGAAGGAAGGGCACATCGACGTCGGGTTCGGGCGCATCCGTCATGAGGATCCGAGCGTGCGGCGCGTCGTGCTGCGCGAGGAGCGGATGATCGTCGCGCTGCCGGTCGGCCATGTGCTCGACGGCGCGAAGCCCGTGCTGTCGCTGCACGATCTCGTGAACGACACGCTGATCATCTTCCCGAAGGCGCCGCGGCCGAGCTATGCGGACCAGGTGCTCGCGGCGTTTCACGATCGCGCGCTGCAGCCGCGGCGCATCTACGAGACGCGCGAGCTGCAGATCGCGCTCGGCCTCGTCGCGATGGGCGAGGGCGTGTCGGTCGTGCCGCACAGCGTGTACGGCCTGAAGCGCGACGACATCAGCTACAAGCCGCTCGACGATCCGAACCTGGTGTCGCCGATCATCATGAGCATGCGGATGCTCGACGAATCGGAGGACATCCGCGCGATGCAGGCGCTGATCTATCGGCTGTACGACGAGTCGCAGATGGAGTATCTGCCGCCGCAGCCCGAATGA
- a CDS encoding DUF3717 domain-containing protein: MSASPAERKAAPVSIVRIEAAINAWREVYPPAPDGEDGYALDAGSNCLAELYGTMICYRLPDVPLDSLSDAQRDALYATEA; the protein is encoded by the coding sequence ATGAGCGCATCACCCGCCGAGCGGAAGGCCGCACCCGTTTCCATCGTGCGAATCGAAGCCGCGATCAACGCGTGGCGCGAGGTGTATCCGCCGGCCCCGGACGGCGAAGACGGCTACGCGCTCGACGCCGGCAGCAACTGCCTGGCCGAGCTGTACGGCACGATGATCTGCTATCGGCTGCCCGATGTGCCGCTCGATTCGCTGAGCGACGCGCAGCGCGATGCGCTGTACGCGACCGAGGCATGA